A single window of Thalassomonas viridans DNA harbors:
- a CDS encoding FAD-dependent oxidoreductase yields the protein MSKNVYQFIDVERIEPPKKAIEQRKIDFVEIYHPLGSDQSKGQADRCLDCGNPYCEWKCPVHNYIPQWLELVTEGKIFEAADLCHQTNSLPEMCGRVCPQDRLCESACTLNEDFGAVTIGNIEKFITDTALEQGWKPDLSHVIHTGKKVAVIGAGPAGLACADVLTRNGVKAVVFDKNAEIGGLLTFGIPSFKLEKSVVKRRREIFEGMGIEFCLNTNVGVDISFDSLSQDYDAVFLALGTYTDMTGGFDNEGAAGVYNALDFLIGNTQQLMGITENARPYVSFAGKQVIVLGGGDTAMDCVRTSVRQGATEVTCAYRRDEANMPGSPREVQNAKEEGVNFEFNLQPLDISVDAEGKANGVKFVKTRLGEPDANGRRNPEVIEGSEFIMPADAVVIAFGFLPSPPQWMKDAGVEVDARGRVLACDSSPFALQTSKANIFAGGDMVLGSDLVVTAIDQGRKAALGILDYVFDEQVKAV from the coding sequence ATGAGTAAGAACGTTTATCAGTTTATCGATGTCGAACGCATCGAGCCGCCGAAAAAAGCCATTGAGCAGCGTAAAATCGACTTTGTCGAAATTTACCATCCGCTGGGCAGCGACCAGAGTAAAGGCCAGGCAGACCGCTGCCTGGATTGCGGCAACCCCTATTGCGAATGGAAATGCCCGGTGCATAATTATATTCCCCAGTGGCTGGAGCTGGTCACCGAAGGCAAGATCTTCGAAGCCGCCGACTTGTGTCACCAAACCAACAGCTTGCCGGAAATGTGCGGCCGGGTTTGCCCCCAGGACAGGTTATGCGAATCCGCCTGTACCCTGAACGAAGACTTCGGCGCGGTAACCATCGGCAATATCGAAAAATTTATTACCGATACCGCACTTGAGCAGGGCTGGAAACCGGATCTGTCCCATGTCATCCACACCGGCAAAAAAGTGGCGGTGATCGGCGCCGGTCCCGCCGGGCTTGCCTGCGCCGATGTCCTGACCCGCAACGGCGTCAAAGCCGTGGTCTTTGATAAAAACGCCGAAATCGGCGGCCTGCTCACCTTCGGCATTCCCTCCTTTAAACTGGAGAAATCCGTGGTAAAACGCCGCCGGGAAATTTTTGAAGGCATGGGCATAGAATTTTGCCTTAATACCAATGTCGGGGTGGATATCAGCTTTGACAGCTTAAGCCAAGACTATGATGCGGTATTCCTGGCCCTGGGCACCTATACCGATATGACGGGAGGTTTTGACAACGAAGGCGCCGCCGGCGTCTATAATGCCCTGGATTTTTTGATCGGCAATACCCAGCAGTTGATGGGCATCACTGAAAATGCCCGCCCCTATGTCAGTTTTGCCGGCAAGCAGGTAATAGTCCTGGGGGGCGGCGACACCGCCATGGACTGTGTCCGCACTTCGGTGCGCCAGGGAGCCACAGAGGTCACCTGCGCCTACCGCCGGGATGAAGCCAATATGCCCGGCTCGCCGCGGGAAGTACAAAATGCCAAAGAAGAAGGGGTTAATTTCGAATTTAATCTCCAGCCCCTGGATATCAGCGTAGACGCCGAAGGCAAGGCCAACGGCGTAAAGTTTGTCAAAACCCGGCTGGGGGAGCCTGATGCCAACGGCCGCCGCAATCCGGAAGTTATCGAAGGCTCAGAGTTTATAATGCCCGCCGATGCGGTAGTTATCGCCTTTGGTTTCCTGCCCAGCCCGCCGCAATGGATGAAAGATGCCGGGGTTGAAGTCGATGCCAGAGGCCGGGTACTAGCTTGCGACAGCAGCCCCTTTGCCCTGCAAACCAGTAAAGCCAATATCTTTGCCGGCGGTGATATGGTGTTGGGTTCAGACCTGGTGGTGACCGCTATAGATCAGGGGCGTAAGGCCGCATTAGGCATACTGGATTATGTTTTTGACGAGCAAGTCAAGGCGGTGTAA